The proteins below come from a single Chryseobacterium sp. MA9 genomic window:
- a CDS encoding T9SS type A sorting domain-containing protein, whose product MKRLAGKLAAVFCLISLSICLKGNIRGGLSSVEYIKAISVAKNVDSLVRPAHELKKIFLPDWKKAPNSYIFDPSQNSEGLLVPVKKAYAMWEGGGYLNGNGIPAGTVTADVLWEDVHGLIKSGVNYALEITGTGQDAKIKVPISKAKKGNAVVAFKVNGEIYWSWHIWVTDDPTNGATYRSFNTIKRMKSDGTTEVIPDTDWKWMDRNLGALTSSITASDWNKSIGLLYQWGRKDPIPPLVTRGNDFYEASGSIGRVRHRGAKNMTNAVSIDDLRKFVLLSGAEVTNNLRLSVKNPLSLIYVNKEDNSGQAYYNNNINLPVNWFGKSTTLPTNRLSELNLWSDNAQGKIEAVYNTDDKAKPYRDKSSYDPCPNGWRIPSMLVANLASGSYVDDIRVDFSPFGVKTNMAKNVFETNNYHIIKPTNAGTPAFMTGFKVYPNLGFDLSAVGGYNMGVFPGNGQLIRGAHLGQYSDQHHIALWTATMARQFDASPAVTVRGLSMIPDKTQPDIPDANYPNIKGRFYYFPMSVMYTSDANGCRCIKDPLYLVNDYDFPTEYLPAATEYKEGIDNPNTYQIVKSGTAAVIEIPVSKAFSVQSQLLNNSEILNPSNFNDLKGNVLWTTNTGLISKISIINPSPSSLQGIANSKIAVEIAPDQSGNAVVTLHNGSISAPVYWSWHIWVTDSPIQSYTYTTESPAAVTNYVNYVNKADVIFQTSFMDRNLGATDAFPNVANPLAPTAEELMKIRASTGLHYQWGRKDPIPAFQNTDNRSFYNISLGTAAANGTVSYAVLTSADYNNLSGSYIVPYNTYAAASNVLGTDKPVDKISKILSYSVKNPLVYMIPSTFAPYNSATPNYTNGTDWLAAEPNMAPDRWGRGGKKSPFDPCPEGWRIPDLMNVALVSGSDFGQTPWYKKDKNVATSYNIATDYLGTRVRNSTNATVGYIFNNPVYSLGNYPDSGSRGFRSVIANQTAQGTFNVLNFQYPAVWTAALNSNYLGRPINVLFDAASTTNRIMVFHDNNDPYFGAGCRCVKIEYDANGNEEGPASRITVIPNSPTLSTANAEFKTTDNKITLYPSPVSNILYIKASENKEYHFQIFNALGQIVKSGQFINNQTDLSSLNAGVYLIRINNSEAVVKIIKR is encoded by the coding sequence ATGAAAAGGTTAGCTGGAAAATTAGCGGCAGTCTTCTGTCTGATATCACTCAGTATCTGTTTGAAGGGTAATATCAGAGGAGGTCTTTCTTCAGTTGAGTATATAAAAGCAATATCGGTTGCTAAAAACGTGGATTCATTGGTCAGGCCGGCACATGAATTGAAAAAAATATTTCTTCCGGATTGGAAAAAAGCACCCAACAGCTACATCTTTGATCCCAGCCAGAATAGTGAAGGCTTACTGGTTCCGGTAAAGAAAGCATATGCTATGTGGGAAGGGGGAGGCTATCTCAATGGGAATGGTATTCCGGCAGGAACAGTGACTGCAGATGTACTGTGGGAGGATGTTCACGGTCTGATAAAATCAGGAGTAAATTATGCTCTCGAAATAACAGGAACAGGGCAGGATGCTAAAATCAAAGTTCCCATCAGCAAAGCAAAAAAAGGAAATGCAGTGGTTGCCTTCAAAGTAAATGGAGAAATCTATTGGAGCTGGCATATCTGGGTTACTGATGATCCCACAAATGGAGCAACTTATCGAAGTTTCAATACTATTAAAAGGATGAAGTCAGATGGTACAACTGAAGTGATTCCGGATACAGATTGGAAATGGATGGACAGAAATCTGGGTGCACTTACAAGCTCTATCACTGCGTCAGACTGGAACAAAAGTATAGGACTTCTTTATCAGTGGGGACGAAAAGATCCAATTCCGCCATTGGTTACCAGAGGGAATGATTTCTATGAAGCCTCAGGATCCATAGGAAGAGTCAGACATAGAGGAGCGAAAAATATGACCAATGCTGTAAGTATTGATGATCTTAGGAAATTCGTTTTGCTTTCCGGTGCAGAGGTTACCAATAACTTAAGACTTTCTGTAAAAAATCCCTTGAGTCTTATCTATGTCAATAAAGAGGACAATTCCGGTCAGGCTTATTACAATAATAATATCAATCTACCTGTCAATTGGTTTGGAAAATCTACAACTTTGCCTACTAACAGGCTTTCAGAACTTAATCTTTGGTCTGATAATGCACAGGGAAAAATAGAAGCCGTTTACAATACCGATGATAAAGCAAAACCTTATAGGGACAAATCTTCTTATGATCCTTGTCCCAACGGATGGCGTATACCCTCTATGCTGGTAGCAAATCTGGCCTCTGGCTCCTATGTTGATGATATCAGAGTAGACTTTTCACCTTTCGGCGTAAAAACCAATATGGCGAAAAATGTTTTTGAAACCAATAATTACCATATTATAAAACCTACTAATGCAGGAACTCCCGCATTTATGACAGGATTTAAAGTGTATCCTAATCTTGGTTTTGATCTTTCTGCAGTTGGAGGATACAATATGGGGGTCTTTCCCGGAAATGGGCAGCTTATCAGGGGAGCTCATTTGGGGCAGTATAGTGATCAGCATCATATTGCATTGTGGACGGCTACCATGGCCCGGCAGTTCGATGCTTCTCCGGCAGTTACCGTTAGAGGGCTTTCAATGATTCCGGATAAGACACAGCCTGATATTCCGGACGCTAATTACCCCAATATCAAAGGACGTTTTTATTACTTTCCCATGTCAGTAATGTATACCTCAGATGCGAACGGATGCAGATGTATAAAAGACCCTTTATATCTCGTTAATGATTATGATTTTCCTACAGAGTATCTGCCTGCAGCCACAGAATATAAAGAAGGGATTGATAATCCGAATACCTATCAGATTGTTAAAAGCGGAACAGCTGCTGTCATTGAAATTCCGGTGAGCAAGGCATTTTCAGTACAAAGTCAATTGTTGAATAATTCAGAGATATTAAACCCTTCCAATTTTAATGATTTAAAAGGAAATGTTCTCTGGACTACGAATACTGGTCTTATCAGTAAAATTTCAATAATAAACCCGTCACCTTCTTCACTGCAGGGTATTGCCAATTCAAAAATAGCTGTAGAAATAGCTCCTGACCAGAGTGGAAATGCTGTAGTAACCCTGCATAACGGCAGTATATCAGCTCCGGTATATTGGAGTTGGCATATCTGGGTTACGGATTCTCCTATACAGTCTTACACTTATACTACAGAATCCCCGGCGGCAGTGACAAATTATGTAAATTATGTAAACAAAGCGGATGTCATATTCCAGACATCTTTCATGGATCGTAATCTTGGGGCAACAGATGCCTTTCCTAATGTTGCAAATCCTCTTGCACCCACTGCGGAAGAACTGATGAAGATACGCGCTTCCACAGGATTGCACTATCAATGGGGAAGAAAAGATCCCATTCCAGCGTTCCAAAATACAGATAACAGAAGTTTCTACAATATTTCTTTAGGAACTGCTGCAGCAAATGGAACTGTTTCCTATGCTGTGCTTACTTCTGCTGATTATAATAACCTTTCCGGTAGTTATATAGTTCCTTACAATACCTACGCTGCTGCATCCAATGTACTGGGTACAGACAAGCCGGTAGATAAGATTTCCAAGATACTGTCTTATTCCGTTAAAAACCCTTTGGTATATATGATTCCAAGTACGTTTGCTCCTTATAACAGCGCAACACCCAACTATACCAACGGAACTGACTGGCTGGCAGCAGAACCTAACATGGCTCCTGACAGATGGGGAAGAGGGGGAAAGAAATCTCCTTTCGATCCTTGTCCGGAAGGCTGGCGAATTCCCGATCTGATGAATGTCGCTTTAGTTTCAGGCAGTGATTTCGGGCAGACTCCCTGGTATAAAAAAGATAAAAATGTAGCCACATCGTATAATATTGCCACTGATTACTTAGGAACCAGAGTGAGAAATTCAACCAATGCTACCGTAGGATATATCTTTAATAATCCTGTATATTCTTTAGGAAACTACCCTGATTCCGGATCAAGAGGCTTCAGAAGCGTGATTGCCAATCAGACAGCGCAGGGAACCTTCAATGTTCTCAATTTTCAATATCCGGCTGTGTGGACAGCGGCTTTAAATTCAAATTATTTGGGAAGACCGATTAATGTACTTTTTGATGCTGCTTCTACTACCAACAGGATTATGGTCTTTCATGATAATAATGATCCGTATTTTGGTGCGGGATGCCGATGTGTGAAAATAGAATATGATGCAAATGGTAATGAAGAAGGGCCAGCTTCCAGAATAACAGTAATCCCTAATAGCCCGACATTGAGTACTGCTAATGCAGAATTTAAAACGACGGACAATAAGATTACTTTATATCCAAGTCCGGTTTCCAATATTTTGTATATAAAAGCTTCAGAAAATAAAGAATATCATTTCCAGATTTTTAATGCTTTGGGACAGATTGTGAAGTCAGGTCAGTTTATAAATAACCAGACGGACCTGTCATCTTTGAATGCAGGAGTGTATTTGATAAGAATAAATAATTCGGAAGCGGTTGTCAAAATTATTAAACGATAA
- a CDS encoding MMPL family transporter, with the protein MHRFFIFLYYLISRNKILSVLTALGIAVLCLFFASKINFEEDINQIIPKNEKSDLTAKVLKQLNFSDKIIVIIENKSGEDSFQLSETADTFLQKIEPLHKYIGSVQGKVNDNEISETFDFVSQNLPLFLNENDYKEIDRKLLKDSIAKQVENNYISLVSPTSLVTKEFIKKDPLGLTFLGIKKLNALNISKDFKLEDSYIVTKDGKNLLLFIDPKNKSNDTKANEVFVDQLNSIKEGINKQFKGKTEISYFGSPVIAVANAQQIKKDIQNTVVISMTVLLVLLIYYFRNFFTPIIVFLPTVFSVLLALLVLYFIKDKISAISLSVGAILIGITIDYALHILTHYKHNNNIEELYKEITQPIILSSATTAVSFLCLVFVRSEALKDLGLFAAITVILSSVSALIIVPQLYKPKEKGEHLNTNFIDKIGSYPYEKNKPLIIGCSIIILACLFGFRHVGFNEDIGDLNYIPKDLKISEAKLQKLSDITSKSIYTISYGNSEEEALTRNSELSNFLEKEKKEGKILSYNSIGSIVLSEKDQQKKIEKWNTFWNDSKKNQTISELVSNGNKFGFNGSAFDNFNEVLHKNYAALSLKDYEKVKALQISEFMSSENGFYTVSNVVKVDENKRDAFIKDIEKKHDALAIDRQQMNENFLGLLKRDFNTLINYSLLAIVLTIIVFFRNLELTILTMFPIVLTGIVTAGILYFLGLELNIFSTVVCTLVFGVGDDFSIFLTQAMQKEHTTGKNELPTYRTSIILAVFTTILSIGSLIFAKHPALHSLALVALIGMFSVIIITSTLYPFWFRLFITNRAKKGLSPITFRLFLRAVFSFLYYGLGGLVFSAFGSLFIKNAKGKTLDIIKLILAKFLTSVLYLTPFVKKRVIKNTAEDFSKPAVIIANHTSFLDTLAIAMTTHKIIYLVNDWVYESPVFGKLVKALGFYPVSQGIENGMDKLKEKIAQGYSLVVFPEAERSYTNDVKRFHKGAFYLAEQFGLDVLPLYIHGNSEVLPKGDFIIYDGSITVKVGSRISKDDISFGKNYSERTKKINAYFREEFAKLREEIENENYFKKKLFLSYLYKDSEVVKEVKEDFNTKKSVYFELNKHISNEANILHMADDFGQKDALLTLYQASRRIFSLIKSDEKRAIASHSYLVKRRKIQYIKDFSEVTKKIDVLLISHDNFSFNDIQVLPETIIFVNTKNASFENENYTLKFSSESLKVFKTK; encoded by the coding sequence ATGCATCGTTTTTTTATATTTTTATATTATCTGATCTCCAGAAATAAAATCCTATCTGTACTTACAGCCTTAGGAATTGCTGTTTTATGCCTGTTTTTTGCATCAAAGATCAATTTTGAGGAAGATATCAATCAGATCATTCCTAAAAATGAAAAATCTGATCTTACGGCAAAGGTTCTTAAGCAGCTTAATTTTTCGGATAAGATCATCGTTATTATAGAGAATAAATCCGGTGAAGACAGCTTCCAGCTTTCGGAAACGGCAGATACTTTTTTGCAGAAGATAGAGCCTCTACACAAGTATATAGGTTCCGTTCAGGGCAAAGTGAATGATAATGAGATTTCAGAAACATTTGATTTCGTCAGCCAAAACTTACCTTTATTCCTTAATGAAAATGATTATAAGGAAATTGACCGCAAACTTCTGAAAGACAGTATTGCCAAACAGGTAGAGAATAATTATATCTCGCTGGTTTCTCCAACTAGTCTTGTTACCAAGGAGTTTATCAAAAAAGATCCCTTGGGGCTTACTTTTTTAGGAATTAAAAAATTAAATGCATTAAACATCAGCAAAGACTTCAAGCTTGAAGACAGCTATATTGTAACCAAAGACGGGAAAAACCTATTACTTTTTATTGATCCGAAAAACAAGAGTAATGACACGAAAGCCAATGAAGTTTTTGTAGATCAGCTCAACTCAATAAAAGAAGGCATTAATAAACAGTTCAAGGGAAAAACAGAGATCAGCTATTTCGGTTCTCCGGTGATTGCCGTGGCCAATGCCCAACAGATCAAAAAAGATATTCAGAATACGGTAGTCATTTCTATGACGGTGCTTTTGGTTCTTCTGATCTATTATTTCAGAAATTTCTTTACGCCCATCATCGTCTTTTTACCAACAGTATTTTCCGTACTGCTTGCCCTACTTGTTCTTTATTTTATTAAAGATAAAATTTCAGCGATTTCATTAAGTGTAGGAGCCATTCTGATCGGGATTACGATAGATTACGCCCTGCACATTCTTACCCATTATAAGCATAACAATAATATTGAAGAGCTTTACAAAGAGATCACCCAGCCTATTATATTAAGTAGTGCAACGACGGCTGTTTCATTCCTGTGTTTGGTTTTTGTACGTTCTGAAGCGTTGAAAGACCTCGGGCTTTTTGCTGCTATCACCGTCATTCTCTCTTCAGTTTCAGCATTAATTATCGTTCCTCAACTCTATAAACCCAAAGAAAAAGGAGAACACCTCAACACGAATTTCATTGACAAGATAGGATCTTATCCTTATGAGAAAAACAAACCTTTGATTATAGGATGCTCTATCATCATTCTTGCCTGCCTTTTTGGATTCAGACATGTAGGTTTCAATGAAGACATTGGTGATCTTAATTATATTCCAAAAGATCTGAAAATCAGTGAAGCCAAACTACAAAAGCTTTCTGACATTACTTCAAAATCTATTTACACCATCTCTTATGGAAATTCTGAAGAGGAGGCATTAACCAGAAATTCTGAACTGAGCAACTTCCTTGAAAAAGAGAAAAAAGAAGGCAAAATATTAAGCTACAATTCTATCGGAAGCATTGTTCTTTCGGAAAAAGATCAGCAAAAAAAGATTGAGAAATGGAACACCTTCTGGAATGATTCTAAGAAAAATCAGACTATTTCCGAATTGGTTAGTAATGGAAACAAATTTGGGTTCAACGGTTCAGCTTTTGACAACTTCAATGAGGTTTTGCATAAAAACTATGCTGCATTGAGCCTGAAAGACTATGAAAAAGTAAAGGCTCTTCAGATCTCAGAATTCATGAGCAGCGAAAATGGTTTTTACACGGTTTCCAATGTGGTAAAAGTAGACGAAAATAAGAGAGATGCCTTCATCAAAGATATTGAAAAGAAACATGATGCTCTTGCCATTGACCGCCAGCAGATGAACGAAAATTTCCTCGGCTTGCTGAAGAGAGATTTCAATACGTTAATCAATTATTCTCTTTTAGCAATTGTTCTGACAATTATTGTGTTTTTCAGAAATCTTGAATTAACAATTCTTACCATGTTCCCGATTGTTTTAACGGGAATTGTAACAGCGGGAATTCTTTATTTCTTAGGATTAGAACTCAATATTTTCAGTACCGTAGTATGTACATTGGTTTTTGGGGTTGGGGATGATTTCAGTATCTTCCTGACGCAGGCTATGCAAAAAGAACATACAACAGGTAAAAATGAATTACCCACCTACAGAACATCCATTATTCTTGCGGTTTTCACTACCATTCTTTCCATTGGGTCTCTGATCTTTGCCAAGCATCCGGCGCTGCATTCTTTAGCATTAGTAGCCCTGATCGGAATGTTTTCTGTGATTATTATTACCTCTACCTTATATCCTTTCTGGTTCAGATTATTCATTACCAACCGGGCGAAGAAAGGCCTTTCTCCCATTACTTTCAGACTGTTTTTACGGGCTGTATTTTCGTTTTTATATTACGGATTGGGAGGATTGGTATTTTCAGCTTTCGGAAGTTTATTTATTAAAAATGCCAAAGGAAAAACATTAGACATTATCAAACTGATTCTGGCTAAGTTCTTAACATCAGTACTTTATTTAACACCTTTTGTTAAGAAAAGAGTCATTAAAAATACAGCTGAAGATTTCAGCAAACCGGCTGTTATTATTGCCAATCATACCTCTTTCTTAGATACCCTGGCCATTGCCATGACTACCCACAAAATCATCTATCTGGTGAATGACTGGGTATATGAGTCTCCTGTTTTCGGAAAACTGGTAAAAGCTCTGGGCTTCTATCCGGTTTCACAGGGAATTGAAAATGGAATGGATAAGCTGAAAGAAAAGATTGCACAGGGATACTCCCTAGTTGTTTTCCCTGAAGCAGAACGTTCTTATACCAATGATGTCAAAAGATTCCATAAAGGAGCGTTTTATCTTGCAGAGCAATTCGGGCTGGACGTCCTTCCGCTTTACATTCATGGTAATTCTGAAGTATTACCGAAGGGAGATTTTATTATTTATGATGGAAGCATTACCGTAAAAGTAGGCAGCAGAATTAGCAAAGACGATATAAGTTTCGGGAAAAACTATTCTGAAAGAACAAAGAAGATCAATGCTTATTTCAGAGAAGAGTTTGCAAAACTGAGAGAAGAGATCGAGAATGAAAATTATTTCAAAAAGAAACTGTTCCTGAGCTATCTTTATAAAGACAGTGAAGTGGTAAAAGAAGTAAAAGAAGACTTCAACACCAAAAAATCAGTATATTTCGAACTGAATAAGCATATTTCCAATGAAGCCAACATCCTTCATATGGCCGATGATTTTGGACAGAAAGATGCTTTATTGACTTTATACCAGGCCAGCCGAAGAATTTTTTCTCTAATAAAAAGTGATGAAAAAAGAGCAATAGCTTCACACAGCTATCTGGTAAAAAGAAGAAAGATACAGTATATAAAAGACTTTTCAGAAGTGACTAAAAAGATTGATGTTCTTTTGATCTCACATGATAATTTTAGCTTCAATGATATTCAGGTTCTTCCTGAGACAATCATTTTTGTCAATACAAAGAACGCTTCGTTTGAAAATGAGAACTATACGCTGAAATTTAGTTCTGAGTCATTAAAAGTATTTAAAACTAAATAA
- a CDS encoding EpsG family protein — protein MSLLHPYYIIAIVYMLFFSIQEVYGKKVDKKWFWFLAVYFIIIVGLRNEVGPDYGSYKGIYIYSDTKSYYSIFMKMLHMEGTENLDVEWLYTLINKILLNFFNAPFYMLTLVIAIFAMIFKVEYTEDNTFYPFTFTLFMFIPNFFIGESGQIRQNLGTFIVYFAIRYIKERKFWHYLFFIFIGSGIHSVCYLFLPMYWLARVPLNKTVMLIMIIGSVFLSPFEVYRSFGGFLDGMASNSTLVEGFNGYMDETVQRLNGGIGIPEVMMAILTFFLFVFDTKMKELYPYYEYHRNYAVIGISMYFIFRNNPIFSSRLAGAFIGFSYIIIPNAMYVVSARTKNMIYAFIISLVVFNFVVFSLFNNIKAGRFSIERYKNHILP, from the coding sequence ATGAGTTTACTACATCCATATTATATTATTGCCATCGTCTATATGCTGTTCTTCAGTATTCAGGAAGTGTATGGAAAAAAGGTTGATAAAAAATGGTTCTGGTTCCTTGCTGTTTATTTCATTATTATTGTCGGGCTTAGAAACGAGGTAGGTCCTGACTACGGAAGTTATAAAGGCATTTATATCTACTCTGATACCAAAAGCTATTACAGTATCTTTATGAAGATGCTCCATATGGAAGGAACTGAAAATCTGGATGTAGAGTGGCTGTATACATTGATTAATAAAATACTCCTCAATTTTTTTAACGCTCCTTTTTATATGTTGACTCTGGTCATTGCTATTTTTGCGATGATCTTTAAAGTTGAATATACAGAAGACAATACATTTTATCCATTTACCTTTACCCTTTTTATGTTTATCCCCAACTTTTTTATCGGGGAAAGTGGGCAGATCAGGCAAAATCTGGGAACCTTTATCGTTTACTTTGCGATACGATATATCAAAGAACGGAAATTCTGGCACTACTTATTTTTCATATTTATAGGATCGGGTATCCATAGTGTCTGCTATTTATTCCTGCCAATGTACTGGCTGGCCCGTGTTCCTTTGAACAAAACGGTGATGCTTATTATGATCATTGGTTCTGTCTTCCTGTCTCCGTTTGAAGTATACAGAAGCTTTGGTGGCTTCTTGGATGGGATGGCCTCGAATAGTACACTTGTAGAAGGGTTCAACGGATATATGGATGAAACAGTACAGCGATTAAATGGTGGTATAGGGATTCCGGAAGTAATGATGGCGATCCTGACCTTCTTTCTTTTTGTTTTTGATACCAAGATGAAAGAGCTTTACCCTTATTATGAATACCATAGAAACTATGCTGTCATTGGGATTAGCATGTATTTTATCTTTAGAAATAACCCTATTTTCTCATCGAGGCTTGCAGGAGCATTCATCGGGTTCTCGTATATCATTATTCCGAATGCCATGTATGTTGTTTCTGCGAGGACCAAGAACATGATTTATGCGTTTATTATTTCACTCGTTGTCTTTAATTTTGTCGTCTTCTCACTCTTTAATAATATCAAGGCGGGACGATTTTCAATAGAGCGTTACAAAAACCATATTCTTCCATAG